One window of Ralstonia pickettii DTP0602 genomic DNA carries:
- a CDS encoding cytochrome C, with amino-acid sequence MKKLLTMVVLGAAATAAQAQEVKGNGDAAKDKVAMCIGCHGIPGYRASFPEIYEVPLLGGQSAKYIENALKAYQKGERKHPTMRSIAASLTEQDIANVAAYYSQQKAGTQNNSLK; translated from the coding sequence ATGAAAAAGCTCCTCACGATGGTGGTGCTGGGCGCTGCTGCAACGGCAGCGCAGGCACAGGAAGTCAAGGGCAATGGAGACGCTGCCAAGGACAAGGTTGCAATGTGCATCGGATGCCACGGCATTCCGGGCTACCGTGCGTCGTTCCCGGAGATCTATGAAGTGCCGCTGCTGGGCGGCCAGAGCGCCAAGTACATTGAGAACGCGCTCAAGGCCTACCAGAAGGGCGAGCGCAAGCACCCGACCATGCGCAGCATCGCCGCTTCGCTGACCGAGCAGGACATCGCCAACGTAGCTGCCTACTATTCGCAGCAGAAGGCCGGCACGCAGAACAACTCCCTCAAGTAA
- a CDS encoding cytochrome C, whose amino-acid sequence MKTLKTLSFALGALVLGAAAMPASAADLANGKALVEKGACVACHGAGMNKPISPDYPKLAGQHADYLYHALLSYQVSGSPLVGRSNAIMAGQVNANPAVTGKDGKPRPFTRKELKDMAAYIESLPGDLVLKK is encoded by the coding sequence ATGAAGACGCTCAAGACGCTTTCGTTCGCGCTCGGCGCACTCGTGCTGGGTGCTGCTGCCATGCCGGCTTCGGCCGCCGACCTTGCCAACGGCAAGGCGCTGGTAGAAAAGGGTGCCTGCGTGGCCTGCCACGGTGCTGGCATGAACAAGCCGATCTCGCCGGACTACCCGAAGCTCGCCGGCCAGCATGCCGATTACCTGTACCACGCGCTGCTGTCCTACCAGGTGTCGGGCAGCCCGCTGGTGGGCCGCTCCAACGCGATCATGGCCGGCCAGGTCAACGCCAACCCGGCCGTGACCGGCAAGGATGGCAAGCCGCGTCCGTTCACCCGCAAGGAACTGAAGGACATGGCCGCCTACATCGAGTCGCTGCCTGGCGACCTGGTGCTGAAGAAGTAA
- a CDS encoding thiamine biosynthesis lipoprotein ApbE (K03734: apbE; thiamine biosynthesis lipoprotein): protein MRFKTLLQTLSSTAVIDTTRRAMIRGAAGVPLLATGMFVRPALADPTVTRASRRLLGTRVDIVVQGASHTAVQAGIAAAFGEMARLEQLMSRYRPDSQVSALQRAAGRHPVRVAPEVMAVLQAAAAVSARSGGAFDITVGAFTGWRFGEDGIRVPDAAELARERPLVGYRQVMLDARRGEAMLARPGMRLDLGGIAKLPILDAGMQVLRRHGLRHAMVNGGGDVLASGQLQGRDWRVGVRDPLAPARLLGVLQVSDAVVASSGDYERCFIAGGRRYHHVLDPATGLPSAGPHGVTLVATTAAAVNGLGAALMVAGQAAAGRLLAGVAGVDALVAGDGRPWMSPGMAQRLQA, encoded by the coding sequence ATGCGCTTCAAGACCCTACTGCAGACACTGTCTTCCACCGCTGTCATCGACACCACGCGCCGCGCCATGATCCGCGGCGCCGCCGGCGTGCCGCTGCTCGCCACCGGCATGTTCGTGCGACCCGCGCTGGCCGACCCCACGGTCACGCGCGCGTCGCGCCGCCTGCTGGGCACGCGGGTGGACATCGTCGTGCAGGGCGCCAGCCACACCGCGGTGCAGGCAGGCATCGCCGCGGCCTTCGGCGAGATGGCGCGGCTGGAGCAGTTGATGAGCCGCTACCGCCCCGACAGCCAGGTCAGCGCGCTGCAGCGTGCGGCGGGCCGGCATCCGGTGCGCGTGGCGCCGGAAGTGATGGCGGTGCTGCAGGCCGCTGCCGCGGTGTCGGCGCGTAGCGGCGGCGCCTTCGATATCACGGTCGGTGCCTTCACCGGCTGGCGCTTCGGCGAGGATGGCATCCGCGTGCCCGACGCCGCCGAGCTCGCGCGCGAACGCCCGCTGGTGGGCTACCGGCAGGTCATGCTCGACGCCCGGCGCGGCGAGGCGATGCTGGCCCGCCCCGGTATGCGCCTGGACCTGGGCGGCATTGCCAAGCTGCCGATCCTTGACGCGGGCATGCAGGTCCTGCGGCGCCACGGGCTGCGCCATGCAATGGTCAACGGCGGCGGCGACGTGCTGGCCAGCGGCCAGCTGCAAGGGCGCGACTGGCGCGTCGGCGTGCGCGACCCGCTGGCGCCGGCGCGGCTGCTGGGCGTGCTGCAGGTGTCTGACGCCGTGGTGGCGTCATCCGGCGACTACGAGCGCTGCTTTATCGCCGGCGGCCGGCGCTACCACCATGTGCTGGATCCCGCCACCGGCCTGCCCTCGGCGGGGCCACACGGCGTAACGCTGGTCGCGACGACGGCGGCGGCGGTGAACGGGCTGGGCGCCGCGCTGATGGTGGCCGGCCAGGCTGCGGCGGGCCGGCTGCTGGCCGGGGTGGCTGGCGTCGATGCGCTGGTCGCCGGCGACGGCCGGCCATGGATGTCGCCGGGCATGGCGCAACGCCTGCAAGCCTGA
- a CDS encoding nitrous-oxide reductase (K00376: nosZ; nitrous-oxide reductase [EC:1.7.2.4]), which produces MTRHSQDQLPYTDAPAAPGRRRFINTAALAGLAGVAACTDKGGAPAAATPASGAGAHAAHAGTSVHLKPGELDTYYGLWSGGHAGDVRVLGLPSGRELHRIPCFVPDALTGWGITNESKRVMGTRPDGSLQYTVGDTHHVHASYKDGNYDGRYAWINDKINARLARIRLDYFICDKITELPNVQGFHGIFPDKRDPVDAKINYTTRVFCGAEFGVPLPNTPTEDAGKYRSLFTCVDAESMAVRWQVLIDGNCDLVATSYDGKLAATNQYNVEMGARFEDMMSAERDACLFFNIARIEAAIKEGKFKTIGASKVPVVDGTHAANQDPKTALTAYVSVPKNPHGVNASPDQKYFICAGKLSPTGTVIELARVLEWFDGKLAKLDDAIVAEVELGLGPLHTAFDGRGNAYTTLFLDSQIVKWNIEAAIRFHKGDKNAKYVVDRLDVQYQPGHLNASQSETVAADGKFLAVGCKFSKDRFLPVGPLHAENEQLIDISGDKMVLLADHPVHSEPHDFVIFRRELLRPRQVYALDDFPLAIKDAQQSGVFRDGRKVTVKITSQAPVFSLREIKLKKGDEVTLILTNLDKIEDLTHGFAIPKYNINFIVNPQETASVTFVADKPGVFWCYCTHFCHALHLEMRSRMIVEA; this is translated from the coding sequence ATGACCAGGCATTCCCAGGATCAACTGCCATACACAGATGCACCGGCCGCGCCGGGACGGCGGCGCTTTATCAATACTGCGGCGCTCGCCGGCCTTGCCGGCGTGGCAGCCTGCACCGACAAGGGCGGCGCGCCGGCCGCAGCCACCCCTGCAAGTGGCGCCGGTGCCCATGCCGCGCATGCCGGCACCTCCGTGCACCTGAAGCCGGGCGAGCTCGATACCTACTATGGCCTGTGGAGCGGCGGCCATGCCGGCGACGTGCGCGTGCTGGGATTGCCCTCCGGGCGCGAGCTGCACCGCATTCCATGCTTCGTGCCGGATGCGCTGACTGGATGGGGTATTACCAATGAATCCAAGCGCGTGATGGGCACGCGTCCCGACGGCAGCCTGCAATACACCGTCGGCGACACGCATCACGTGCATGCCTCGTACAAGGACGGCAACTACGACGGCCGCTATGCGTGGATCAACGACAAGATCAACGCGCGCCTGGCGCGCATCCGGCTCGACTACTTCATCTGCGACAAGATCACCGAGCTGCCCAATGTGCAGGGCTTCCACGGCATCTTCCCGGACAAGCGCGACCCCGTCGACGCGAAGATCAACTACACCACGCGCGTATTCTGCGGCGCCGAGTTTGGCGTGCCGCTGCCCAATACGCCGACCGAGGACGCCGGCAAGTACCGCTCGCTCTTCACCTGCGTCGACGCCGAATCGATGGCGGTGCGCTGGCAGGTGCTGATCGATGGCAACTGCGACCTGGTGGCGACCTCGTACGACGGCAAGCTGGCCGCCACCAACCAGTACAACGTGGAGATGGGCGCACGCTTCGAGGACATGATGTCGGCCGAGCGCGATGCCTGCCTGTTCTTCAACATCGCGCGCATCGAGGCGGCCATCAAGGAAGGCAAGTTCAAGACCATCGGTGCTTCGAAGGTGCCGGTGGTCGACGGCACGCATGCCGCCAACCAGGACCCGAAGACCGCGCTGACCGCCTATGTGTCGGTGCCCAAGAACCCGCACGGCGTCAATGCCAGCCCGGACCAGAAGTACTTCATCTGCGCGGGCAAGCTGTCGCCCACCGGCACGGTGATCGAGCTCGCCAGGGTGCTGGAATGGTTCGACGGCAAGCTGGCGAAGCTCGACGACGCCATCGTCGCCGAGGTCGAGCTGGGCCTGGGGCCGCTGCATACCGCGTTCGACGGCCGCGGCAATGCCTACACCACGCTGTTCCTGGACAGCCAGATCGTCAAGTGGAACATCGAAGCGGCGATCCGTTTCCACAAGGGCGACAAGAACGCGAAGTACGTGGTGGACCGGCTCGACGTGCAATACCAGCCCGGCCACCTCAATGCCTCGCAATCGGAGACGGTGGCCGCTGACGGCAAGTTCCTCGCGGTGGGCTGCAAGTTCTCCAAGGACCGCTTCCTGCCGGTGGGTCCGCTGCACGCGGAGAACGAGCAACTGATCGATATCTCCGGCGACAAGATGGTGCTGCTGGCGGACCACCCGGTGCACAGCGAACCGCATGACTTCGTCATCTTCCGCCGCGAGCTGCTGCGGCCCAGGCAGGTGTATGCGCTGGACGATTTCCCGCTGGCGATCAAGGATGCGCAGCAATCCGGCGTGTTCCGCGACGGCAGGAAGGTGACGGTGAAGATCACCTCGCAGGCGCCGGTGTTCAGCCTGCGCGAGATCAAGCTGAAGAAGGGCGACGAGGTCACGCTGATCCTGACCAACCTGGACAAGATCGAGGACCTGACGCACGGTTTCGCCATCCCGAAGTACAACATCAATTTCATCGTCAATCCGCAGGAGACGGCGTCGGTGACCTTTGTCGCCGACAAGCCGGGCGTGTTCTGGTGCTATTGCACCCACTTCTGTCACGCGCTGCACCTGGAGATGCGCAGTCGCATGATCGTCGAGGCCTGA
- a CDS encoding FMN-binding protein, with translation MIYAIRQLFAVLLAACLLGGLSATTAHAGAYEAALPPELATAADLCALVSCAEVLPGATRFSPRKGQPPYVEGYGTGADGKPVLLGYVMLSTDITDTPAYSGKPVVTLIGLDTHGRYAGVKVLKHSEPILLLGIPESALLNFNRQYVGKSVADKIEVGQSRPDEGVVGVDAISGATVTVIAQNQVLTTSGAAVARQVGILAPTQRAPASFAQSGKRYSWQQLAASGAVQRLLVQPAQVGLQGADGPFIELWFGDLNHPDIGRSVLGDAGWQGLRAQLQPDEHAIFVIRTAGAESFKGSGFVRGGIYDRVQVRQGADAFTFRDLDYLNLYGVAAEGAPTPTESAIFVIRSPGFSAAYPWKLSFLGNRVDRATGTRSFASFDAPYWLPETMLQGGRPHIDEPEAPWRKVWRKQASAIALFVALLCAVTLVYALRDRLTRRATHKNKWPVNAFKYTAWALSIMFVGFGAMAQPSVTQVLTWFHALLLRWDWALFLSDPFIFCFWIFIIVTVLLFGRGLFCGWLCPFGSLSEAIFKLGRFLGLKRWQRQLPRRWHDRLKWVKYGVFFGLLAVSVFSMGLAEMLAEVEPFKTTFLVGIGNRAWPYGLFACTLLGLSLFIERPYCKYLCPLGAALAMPSTFRWFGLRRKADCNRCKACAVGCGSQAIDANGRIDQRECLHCLDCMVLYTDTRGCPPLARERKRRERDGLALTPVGRDGYFIPVVPVSVPGAAPKLAGPDPRLPTDPVAPPYAAKAGAARWLSALWDHLWPWSGQGWRSARALQVAGLAIALAATVAWALAATGQLRAGAVIGWWLGWSVYEVLIRLSGRRYVKDGPWWRGRYRRATVMDMLCYVGFKNLLVGAVLFLTLKGMGMLSA, from the coding sequence ATGATTTACGCTATCCGCCAACTGTTCGCGGTCCTGCTGGCCGCATGCCTGCTAGGGGGGCTGTCCGCCACGACCGCGCACGCCGGCGCCTACGAGGCTGCGCTGCCGCCCGAGCTGGCCACGGCCGCAGACCTGTGCGCGCTGGTGTCGTGCGCCGAGGTGCTGCCCGGCGCCACCCGCTTCTCGCCGCGCAAGGGCCAGCCGCCTTATGTGGAGGGCTACGGCACCGGCGCCGACGGCAAGCCGGTGTTGCTCGGCTACGTGATGCTGTCCACCGATATCACCGATACGCCGGCGTATTCCGGCAAGCCGGTGGTGACGCTGATCGGCCTGGACACGCACGGCCGCTATGCCGGCGTGAAGGTGCTGAAGCATTCGGAGCCGATCCTGCTGCTGGGCATTCCGGAATCGGCCCTGCTGAATTTCAACCGGCAGTACGTGGGCAAGTCCGTCGCCGACAAGATCGAAGTGGGGCAGTCGCGCCCCGATGAAGGCGTGGTCGGGGTCGATGCCATTTCCGGCGCCACCGTGACCGTGATCGCGCAGAACCAGGTGCTGACCACGTCGGGTGCGGCAGTCGCGCGGCAGGTCGGCATCCTGGCGCCGACGCAGCGCGCGCCGGCAAGCTTTGCCCAAAGCGGCAAGCGCTACAGCTGGCAGCAACTGGCGGCGAGCGGCGCGGTGCAGCGGCTGCTGGTGCAGCCGGCGCAGGTTGGCCTGCAAGGTGCTGACGGGCCGTTTATCGAGCTGTGGTTCGGCGACCTCAACCATCCCGATATCGGGCGCAGCGTGCTGGGCGACGCCGGCTGGCAGGGGCTGCGGGCGCAGTTGCAGCCGGACGAGCACGCCATCTTCGTGATCCGCACCGCGGGCGCGGAATCGTTCAAGGGCTCGGGCTTCGTGCGCGGCGGCATCTATGACCGCGTGCAGGTGCGCCAGGGCGCGGACGCGTTCACCTTCCGCGACCTCGACTACCTGAACCTCTATGGCGTGGCAGCGGAGGGCGCGCCGACGCCTACCGAGTCGGCGATCTTCGTGATCCGCTCGCCGGGCTTTTCCGCGGCGTATCCGTGGAAGCTGTCGTTCCTCGGCAATCGCGTGGACCGCGCCACCGGCACGCGCAGCTTTGCCAGCTTCGACGCGCCATACTGGCTGCCCGAGACCATGCTGCAGGGTGGCCGGCCGCATATCGACGAGCCCGAGGCACCGTGGCGCAAGGTCTGGCGCAAGCAGGCGAGCGCCATCGCGCTGTTCGTGGCACTGCTGTGCGCCGTCACGCTGGTCTACGCGCTGCGCGACCGCCTGACGCGGCGCGCCACGCACAAGAACAAGTGGCCGGTGAATGCGTTCAAGTACACGGCCTGGGCGCTCAGCATCATGTTCGTCGGCTTTGGCGCGATGGCGCAGCCATCGGTCACGCAGGTGCTGACGTGGTTCCATGCGCTGCTGCTGCGCTGGGACTGGGCGCTGTTCCTGAGTGATCCCTTTATCTTCTGCTTCTGGATCTTCATTATCGTCACGGTGCTGCTGTTCGGGCGCGGGCTGTTCTGCGGCTGGCTGTGCCCGTTCGGCTCGCTGTCCGAGGCGATCTTCAAGCTGGGCCGCTTCCTCGGCCTCAAACGCTGGCAGCGGCAACTGCCGCGCCGGTGGCATGACCGGCTCAAGTGGGTCAAGTACGGCGTGTTCTTCGGGCTGCTGGCGGTGTCGGTGTTCTCGATGGGGCTGGCCGAAATGCTGGCGGAAGTCGAGCCGTTCAAGACCACGTTCCTGGTCGGTATCGGCAACCGGGCCTGGCCGTATGGGCTCTTCGCCTGCACGCTGCTGGGGCTGTCGCTGTTTATCGAACGGCCGTACTGCAAGTACCTGTGCCCGCTCGGCGCCGCGCTGGCGATGCCGAGCACGTTCCGCTGGTTCGGGCTGCGGCGCAAGGCGGATTGCAACCGCTGCAAGGCGTGCGCGGTGGGCTGTGGCTCCCAGGCGATCGATGCCAACGGTCGTATCGACCAGCGCGAATGCCTGCATTGCCTGGACTGCATGGTGCTTTACACCGACACGCGCGGCTGCCCGCCGCTGGCGCGCGAGCGCAAGCGGCGCGAGCGCGACGGGCTGGCGCTGACGCCGGTGGGCCGCGACGGCTATTTCATTCCGGTGGTGCCAGTTTCGGTGCCGGGTGCGGCGCCGAAACTGGCGGGCCCGGATCCGCGCCTGCCGACCGATCCGGTGGCGCCGCCGTACGCAGCCAAGGCGGGCGCCGCGCGCTGGCTCAGCGCGCTGTGGGATCACCTCTGGCCGTGGAGCGGGCAGGGCTGGCGCTCGGCGCGCGCGCTGCAGGTGGCGGGGCTCGCGATTGCGCTGGCGGCCACCGTGGCCTGGGCGCTGGCCGCCACCGGGCAGCTGCGCGCCGGCGCCGTGATCGGCTGGTGGCTGGGCTGGAGCGTGTACGAGGTGCTGATCCGGCTGTCGGGACGACGCTATGTCAAGGACGGCCCGTGGTGGCGCGGCCGCTACCGGCGCGCCACCGTGATGGACATGCTGTGCTACGTCGGCTTCAAGAACCTGCTGGTGGGCGCCGTGTTGTTCCTAACGCTGAAGGGCATGGGGATGCTGTCCGCATGA
- a CDS encoding copper ABC transporter substrate-binding protein (K07218: nosD; nitrous oxidase accessory protein) — protein sequence MKPFLALAMACALVAAQAHAATWRVRPGDPLQPAIEAARAGDTIDIERGTYTGNFVVGKPLLLRGIGRPTLSGALRGDTLRITASDVVVEGLIVRDSGDSLKDQNAGIYIQPGAHRAVVRRCDLTYNLFGLWIEKADDVRVEANTITGKRDYNSAQRGNGVQLYNTRGARILDNNISFVRDALYVDVSHQAVFRGNRLHYSRYGTHYMNSYHNLWEDNDSYRNRGGLALMEVRDQVVRNNRTWGNADHGIMLRTLQDSVIEGNVVAHNQRGFFIYDVEYAQLRGNLVLGNAIGVHLSAGSTRNVVQGNDFIGNREPVRYVGARDEPWGGRNPSERLQGNYWSNYLGWDRDGDSVGDVPYQANDLVDRLSWRYPGVTLLLGSPALQALRLAGRQFPVIRVPGVVDAYPRMRPARANWRNWHEQTDAGN from the coding sequence ATGAAGCCGTTCCTTGCCCTGGCGATGGCGTGCGCGCTTGTCGCCGCACAGGCGCATGCCGCCACCTGGCGCGTGCGCCCGGGCGATCCCTTGCAGCCTGCGATCGAAGCGGCCCGTGCGGGCGACACCATCGACATCGAACGCGGCACCTACACCGGCAACTTTGTCGTCGGCAAGCCGCTGTTGCTGCGCGGCATCGGCCGGCCCACGCTCAGCGGCGCGCTGCGCGGCGACACGCTGCGCATCACCGCCTCCGACGTGGTGGTGGAAGGCCTGATCGTGCGCGATTCCGGCGACAGCCTGAAGGACCAGAACGCCGGTATCTACATCCAGCCCGGCGCGCACCGCGCCGTCGTGCGCCGCTGCGACCTGACCTACAACCTGTTCGGCCTGTGGATCGAAAAGGCCGACGACGTGCGCGTCGAAGCCAACACCATCACCGGCAAGCGCGACTACAACTCGGCGCAGCGCGGCAACGGCGTGCAGCTCTATAACACGCGCGGCGCGCGCATCCTCGACAACAACATCAGCTTCGTGCGCGATGCGCTCTATGTGGACGTATCGCACCAGGCGGTCTTCCGCGGCAACCGGCTGCACTACAGCCGCTACGGCACCCATTACATGAACTCGTACCACAACCTGTGGGAAGACAACGACAGCTACCGCAATCGCGGCGGGCTGGCGCTGATGGAAGTGCGCGACCAGGTCGTGCGCAACAACCGCACCTGGGGCAACGCCGACCACGGCATCATGCTGCGCACGCTGCAGGATTCGGTGATCGAGGGCAACGTGGTCGCGCACAATCAGCGCGGCTTCTTTATCTACGACGTCGAGTATGCGCAGCTGCGCGGCAACCTGGTGCTGGGCAACGCCATCGGCGTGCACCTGTCGGCGGGCTCGACCCGCAACGTGGTGCAGGGCAACGACTTCATCGGCAACCGCGAGCCGGTGCGCTATGTCGGCGCCCGCGACGAGCCCTGGGGCGGGCGCAATCCGTCCGAGCGCCTGCAGGGCAACTACTGGAGCAACTACCTGGGCTGGGACCGCGACGGCGACAGCGTGGGCGACGTCCCATACCAGGCCAACGACCTGGTCGACCGGCTCAGCTGGCGCTACCCGGGCGTGACGCTGCTGCTGGGCAGCCCCGCACTGCAGGCGCTGCGGCTGGCCGGGCGCCAGTTCCCGGTGATCCGGGTGCCGGGCGTGGTCGATGCCTATCCGCGGATGCGTCCGGCCCGCGCCAACTGGAGGAACTGGCATGAGCAGACCGACGCCGGCAACTGA
- a CDS encoding copper ABC transporter ATP-binding protein (K01990: ABC-2.A; ABC-2 type transport system ATP-binding protein) — translation MGVIVLSGVSKHFGALRAVDDVSLTVGQGELLGLIGHNGAGKSTLFRMMLGLLPPTQGTLVVAGAAVGSHAFRAARRGIGYLPEHLVLYDNLSGLETLRFFARLKGVPADACVPMLAQVGLSGAAARPVREYSKGMRQRLGFAQALLGAPRVLFLDEPTNGLDPAAIRDFYAMLNALRETGVTIVITSHILAELQQRIDRFAILSAGRLQATGSLEALRARAGMPLTLALRVEPGARDEALRMLGPPAQHALEIVEGATPGELTVRCPAAAKMPVLAALQPLASRLLDLQIREPSLEDLFLGMRG, via the coding sequence ATGGGCGTCATCGTGCTGTCTGGTGTCAGCAAGCACTTTGGCGCGCTGCGTGCCGTCGACGATGTCAGCCTGACCGTCGGGCAGGGCGAGCTACTCGGGCTGATCGGCCATAACGGCGCTGGCAAGAGCACGTTGTTCCGCATGATGCTGGGCCTGTTGCCGCCCACGCAAGGCACGCTGGTTGTCGCCGGTGCCGCCGTGGGCAGTCACGCCTTCCGGGCCGCGCGGCGCGGCATCGGCTACCTGCCCGAGCACCTGGTGCTGTACGACAACCTGAGCGGGCTGGAGACGCTGCGCTTCTTCGCGCGACTGAAAGGCGTGCCCGCCGATGCATGCGTGCCGATGCTGGCGCAGGTGGGCCTGTCCGGCGCCGCCGCGCGCCCGGTGCGCGAGTACTCGAAAGGCATGCGGCAACGGCTCGGGTTTGCGCAGGCGCTGCTGGGCGCGCCGCGCGTGCTGTTTCTCGACGAGCCGACCAACGGGCTGGACCCGGCCGCGATCCGCGACTTCTACGCCATGCTCAACGCGCTGCGCGAGACCGGGGTGACCATCGTCATCACGTCGCACATCCTGGCCGAGCTGCAGCAGCGCATCGACCGCTTTGCCATCCTGTCCGCGGGCCGGCTGCAGGCCACCGGCAGCCTGGAGGCACTACGTGCCCGGGCCGGAATGCCGCTCACGCTGGCACTGCGGGTCGAGCCGGGCGCGCGCGACGAGGCGCTGCGCATGCTGGGCCCGCCGGCGCAGCACGCGCTGGAGATTGTTGAAGGCGCCACGCCCGGCGAGCTGACCGTGCGCTGCCCGGCCGCCGCCAAGATGCCGGTGCTGGCCGCGCTGCAGCCACTCGCAAGCCGGCTGCTGGACCTGCAGATCCGCGAGCCGTCGCTCGAAGACCTGTTCCTTGGCATGAGGGGATAA
- a CDS encoding ABC transporter permease (K01992: ABC-2.P; ABC-2 type transport system permease protein) yields MCAWIDARQVAALAAKEFRDRMRNRWVLAVAAVFTALSVAIGYFGGAEQGVLGPRSLEFVITSLASLVIYLVPMIALLLGFDAVVGERERGSLDLLLSLPLTRGELLLGKYLGLAAALVLATAGGFALMAVLLARQFGWPGLYHYLGFVASAALLGLAFLSLALWLSVLSRDRAQASGLAIGLWFFFVLVFDLLLLGVLVAGGGEGNSVAATDWIAWLLLLNPADLFRIVNAFSLDQLRSAGGVASIVPPALASPWPTGAALLAWIAVPLVLAARRFR; encoded by the coding sequence ATGTGCGCGTGGATCGATGCAAGGCAGGTTGCCGCGCTCGCGGCCAAGGAATTCCGGGACCGGATGCGCAACCGCTGGGTGCTGGCCGTGGCCGCGGTCTTCACCGCGTTGTCGGTGGCGATCGGCTACTTCGGCGGCGCCGAGCAGGGCGTGCTAGGGCCGCGCTCGCTGGAGTTCGTCATCACCAGCCTGGCCAGCCTGGTGATCTACCTGGTGCCGATGATCGCGCTGCTGCTGGGCTTCGACGCCGTGGTGGGCGAGCGCGAGCGCGGCTCGCTGGACCTGCTGCTGTCCTTGCCGCTGACGCGCGGCGAGCTGCTGCTGGGCAAGTACCTGGGGCTGGCCGCCGCGCTGGTGCTGGCCACCGCCGGCGGCTTTGCGCTGATGGCGGTGCTGCTGGCGCGCCAGTTCGGCTGGCCGGGGCTGTACCACTACCTCGGCTTCGTCGCCAGCGCGGCGCTGCTCGGCCTCGCGTTCCTGAGTCTGGCGCTGTGGCTGTCGGTGTTGAGCCGCGATCGCGCGCAGGCGTCGGGGCTGGCCATCGGCCTGTGGTTCTTCTTCGTGCTGGTGTTCGACCTGTTGCTGCTCGGGGTGCTGGTTGCCGGCGGTGGCGAGGGCAACAGCGTCGCCGCCACCGACTGGATCGCCTGGCTGCTGTTGCTGAACCCGGCCGACCTGTTCCGTATCGTCAATGCCTTTTCATTGGACCAGTTGCGCAGCGCCGGCGGTGTTGCCAGCATTGTGCCGCCCGCGCTGGCCAGCCCCTGGCCGACCGGCGCGGCGCTGCTGGCGTGGATCGCCGTGCCGCTGGTTCTTGCTGCCAGGAGATTCCGCTGA
- a CDS encoding NosL: MCSPLSLRRRNLLLAMAGSAVLVAACGRKPDAAAQPEELESATACALDGMLLADYPGPKAQVFYLGEAHPHWFCDTVEMFHALLRPERIRPVRAAFVQDMARADWERPRGHWFDATTGLYVAGSRRHGSMGPTLASFRAESDAAAFIARHGGKLLRYAEVTPDLADLSGGAMHDSRM; this comes from the coding sequence ATGTGTTCCCCTTTGTCATTACGTCGCCGCAACCTGCTTCTGGCCATGGCCGGCAGCGCCGTCCTGGTCGCCGCCTGCGGTCGCAAGCCGGATGCCGCCGCGCAACCGGAAGAGCTCGAGTCCGCCACCGCCTGCGCGCTGGACGGCATGCTGCTGGCCGACTATCCCGGGCCGAAGGCGCAGGTCTTCTACCTGGGCGAGGCGCACCCGCACTGGTTCTGCGATACGGTGGAGATGTTCCACGCGCTGCTGCGGCCGGAGCGGATCAGGCCGGTGCGCGCGGCGTTCGTGCAGGACATGGCCCGCGCCGACTGGGAGCGTCCGCGCGGCCACTGGTTCGATGCCACCACCGGCCTCTATGTTGCCGGCAGCCGGCGCCATGGCTCGATGGGGCCGACGCTGGCCAGCTTCAGGGCCGAAAGCGATGCCGCCGCCTTTATTGCCCGCCATGGTGGGAAACTGCTGCGCTACGCCGAGGTCACGCCGGACCTGGCCGACCTCAGCGGCGGCGCCATGCATGACAGCCGGATGTAG